In one Magallana gigas chromosome 7, xbMagGiga1.1, whole genome shotgun sequence genomic region, the following are encoded:
- the LOC105327454 gene encoding growth arrest and DNA damage-inducible protein GADD45 beta isoform X2, whose product MLDISETLQLMYLLNGSSIKACPGVLKVLQNASKQERVVNGVHKCAAILENDPDAVMLCILPQPSEDADVTINIEQTLIKAHCWENGIRVLKVDCCKKLEMLVLDNTQPTNHSLNSDFSCVLVLFPKVEASDSPDAEKEWKMIDDFFKKMLMHGVPHWHVIELPG is encoded by the exons ATGCTTGACATAAGTGAAACATTGCAACTGATGTACTTATTAAATGG AAGCAGTATAAAGGCTTGCCCCGGCGTACTGAAGGTCTTACAAAACGCATCCAAGCAAGAACGGGTTGTGAACGGGGTCCACAAATGTGCGGCCATTCTAGAAAA tgATCCTGATGCGGTGATGCTTTGTATCTTGCCACAACCATCAGAGgatgctgacgtcacaataaacATAGAACAAACTCTGATCAAAGCCCATTGCTGGGAGAACGGCATTCGGGTCCTGAAG gTGGACTGCTGTAAGAAGCTGGAGATGTTAGTCTTAGACAACACACAGCCCACAAACCACTCTCTGAACTCAGACTTCTCCTGTGTGCTCGTCTTG TTTCCAAAAGTTGAAGCCAGCGATTCTCCTGACGCAGAGAAAGAATGGAAGATGATTGATGACTTCTTCAAGAAGATGCTCATGCATGGTGTGCCACATTGGCACGTGATTGAATTACCCGGATGA
- the LOC105327454 gene encoding growth arrest and DNA damage-inducible protein GADD45 beta isoform X1: MRLTETVPKMTLTDHKEITVEQCSEESSIKACPGVLKVLQNASKQERVVNGVHKCAAILENDPDAVMLCILPQPSEDADVTINIEQTLIKAHCWENGIRVLKVDCCKKLEMLVLDNTQPTNHSLNSDFSCVLVLFPKVEASDSPDAEKEWKMIDDFFKKMLMHGVPHWHVIELPG, from the exons ATGAGACTGACAGAAACTGTCCCGAAGATGACTCTCACAGACCATAAGGAGATAACAGTGGAACAATGCAGCGAAGA AAGCAGTATAAAGGCTTGCCCCGGCGTACTGAAGGTCTTACAAAACGCATCCAAGCAAGAACGGGTTGTGAACGGGGTCCACAAATGTGCGGCCATTCTAGAAAA tgATCCTGATGCGGTGATGCTTTGTATCTTGCCACAACCATCAGAGgatgctgacgtcacaataaacATAGAACAAACTCTGATCAAAGCCCATTGCTGGGAGAACGGCATTCGGGTCCTGAAG gTGGACTGCTGTAAGAAGCTGGAGATGTTAGTCTTAGACAACACACAGCCCACAAACCACTCTCTGAACTCAGACTTCTCCTGTGTGCTCGTCTTG TTTCCAAAAGTTGAAGCCAGCGATTCTCCTGACGCAGAGAAAGAATGGAAGATGATTGATGACTTCTTCAAGAAGATGCTCATGCATGGTGTGCCACATTGGCACGTGATTGAATTACCCGGATGA
- the LOC105327450 gene encoding growth arrest and DNA damage-inducible protein GADD45 beta, with the protein MCRQRQRLCGLQNISLDTMTFPEDDSMDIHKTFREVMLQAADKGRVTAGLYTCARVLQMAPEGVMMCVMPVETEHDDLVHMQHVLIEAHCREHRITLVKVDCTLKLEQLLLLPVSAQRKPKDNDLSCVIVQIAKEGKTQLERKFLNRCLKHPDDLVIQIPA; encoded by the exons ATGTGTCGGCAGAGACAGAGATTGTGTGGTCTACAAAATATCTCCTTGGATACTATGACTTTTCCTGAAGACGACAG CATGGACATACACAAGACTTTTAGAGAAGTGATGCTGCAAGCGGCTGACAAAGGGAGAGTGACTGCAGGGCTGTACACCTGTGCCAGGGTGCTACAGAT GGCACCTGAGGGGGTGATGATGTGTGTGATGCCAGTAGAGACCGAGCATGATGACTTGGTTCACATGCAGCACGTGTTGATTGAGGCTCACTGCAGGGAACACAGGATAACACTTGTTAAA GTTGATTGTACACTGAAGCTAGAGCAACTGTTGTTACTCCCAGTAAGTGCCCAGAGGAAACCCAAAGACAATGACCTCAGCTGTGTCATCGTGCag ATTGCCAAAGAAGGGAAAACCCAGCTGGAGAGGAAGTTCCTGAACAGGTGCTTGAAGCACCCTGACGATCTGGTCATCCAGATCCCGGCCTGA